The Klebsiella sp. RIT-PI-d genomic sequence GATTCAGCCATTATTCCAGTAGCAGGAGCAGAGCATGGATCTCGACAAAATGATTGAGAGCATGACCCCGGAAGTTTATCAGCGGTTGATGACTGCCGTTGAGTTAGGTAAATGGCCCGATGGCGTGGTGCTGACGCCGGAGCAAAAAGAGAACAGTCTGCAACTGGTGATGTTATGGCAGGCCCGGCACAATACCGACGCTCAGCACATGACAATTGACACCCGCGGTCAGATGGTTATGAAGACGAAACAGCAGCTAAAAGAAGATTTTGGTATTACGCCGCAGCCCATTGCCACGTTCAAATCCTGAACACGGCTGAGCATCTATTTTTTCACGCCCGACGAACCTGTGCAGTCGGGCGAATGAGCGAGATTACTTTTTATTCAGCATCGACTTCAGGTCGGCAAACGGATTGTATTTTGCCGCGCCGACACTGTCCTGAGCATCTTCTCCCGCCACCACCGTCGAGCCATACTGATCGGCCTCGGTATATTTTGAGTGCTCATGGTCGTGGCAGAACAGGCACAGCATCTCCCAGTTACTGCCATCTTCAGGGTTATTTGAGTGATCGTGATCGATATGATGCACGGTCAGCTCGCGAAGATTGGAATAGACGAACTCGCGGCTGCACCGTCCGCAGACCCACGGGAACAGCTTGAGAGCTTTCTCACGATACCCGACTTCTAGCCGGGCATAATTTTTAGGAATAAAGGCCATATTTAAAGCTTCCAAAGTAATGATGATGCCCGTGATGGCAGACATCATCTGAGTCCTATTAATTAAGGCGCACGGGAACAGGCACCAGAGTGCTGTCGCGGCGTTAATCCTGCGTTTCGAGCCAGTCCGCCAGCGTATAAAGCGTGGCTCCGCTCACCGACATCTCCATAAAGGCGTGCGCGCCATCTTCTGCTGTGAGGTTTACCGCCCGGCAGCCATCGGTAAT encodes the following:
- the yajD gene encoding HNH nuclease YajD: MAFIPKNYARLEVGYREKALKLFPWVCGRCSREFVYSNLRELTVHHIDHDHSNNPEDGSNWEMLCLFCHDHEHSKYTEADQYGSTVVAGEDAQDSVGAAKYNPFADLKSMLNKK
- a CDS encoding YeaC family protein, whose protein sequence is MDLDKMIESMTPEVYQRLMTAVELGKWPDGVVLTPEQKENSLQLVMLWQARHNTDAQHMTIDTRGQMVMKTKQQLKEDFGITPQPIATFKS